The Treponema succinifaciens DSM 2489 region AAGACACGCTCATGAACATTCTGCTTATTTCAATGATGATTCCATTCGCTTCGATTATGGTTCCATTGTTTAAAATGTTCAGCGTAATGCATCTTATGAATTCCACGCTAGGATTTATTTTGCCGACTGTTTCAACTGCGTTTCTGATTTTCTTTTTCAGGCAGAATTCGGTAACGTTTCCGCTTGAAACAATTCAGGCAGCAAGAGTTGACGGACTTGGAGAGTTTTCAATCTACCTTAAAATTTACCTTCCGATTATGGCTCCGACATTTGCGGCGGCGGCAATTGTAACTTTTATGAACAACTGGAACAACTATATGTGGCCTTTGATTGTTATGCAAAGCCAGAAAATGCAGACACTGCCACTTTTAGTTTCAGGACTCACAGCAGGATACACTACAGACTACGGACTTTTGATGCTGAACCTTTGCATTATGACAATTCCGACTGTTGTGCTTTTCTTTACACAGCAAAAGAGATTTGTTTCTGGAATTCTTGGTGCTGTAAAATAAAAGTTCAGACAAAAAAATAGGCGGAAATCTTGAAAAGGACACTCGAAATTTCTGCCTTTATTTTTCAGTAAAAAAAATTATTTTTTATTTGCTTTGTCAAACGCTTCCTGAACTGCAATTGCAAGCTGGTCAGCGCAGGAAGTTCCTTTTGTGCGGCACAAGTTTCCGCGGCACTTTTCTTGAATAAATTCAACAGTTGTTCCGTCAAGGATTTTTGAAATCGCCTTTAAGTTTCCGTCGCATCCATTTGTAAATTCAATTCCGCGGACAACATTTCCGTCAAGCTCGAATTTTATATTTGTGGCGCAAACACCTTTTGTCTTAAAATTGCAAACCATAAATTCCTCACTGGCTCAAAATCATTCTGTCAGAAATTGAATCCGTGTCGCCGCCGCTTGCAGTCTGGAATTTTTGGAGCAAGTCAGCAACTTGAAGATTCTTTTTTTCTTCCCCGGAAACATCGTAAACAATATGTCCGTCAAGCATCATGATAAGGCGGTTGCCGTAATGAATGGCGTGCTTCATATTGTGAGTTACCATAAAAGTTGTAAGATGGTCGCGCTCAACAAAATGCTGGGTTAGCTCAAGGACTTTATGCGCAGTCTTTGGATCAAGCGCCGCCGTATGTTCATCAAGCAGCAAAAGCTTCGGTTTTTGCAATGTCGCCATCAAAAGAGTAAGAGCCTGTCTTTGTCCGCCGGAAAGAAGTCCGACTTTTGAAGTCATGCGGTTTTCAAGACCAAGCTCCAAAAGTGAAAGCTGCTTTTTAAATTCTTCCTGTTCAGCGGAAGTAACGCCCCACTTAAGTCCGCGTTTCTTTCCACGGCGCAAAGCAAGCGCAAGGTTTTCCTGAATTTCCATAGTGGCAGCAGTTCCCCTCATCGGATCCTGAAAAACACGTCCAAGATATTTTGCGCGAATATGTTCCTTTTGGCGCGTAATGTCTTCACCGTCAAGAATAATCGAGCCAGAATCGCATTCATGAACGCCAGCAATCAGGTTGAGCAAAGTTGATTTTCCAGCTCCGTTTCCGCCGATTACAGTAACAAAGTCTCCGTCATTTAAAGTCAGGCTTATGTCTTTTAAAGCTTTGCGTTCTGTTATTGTTCCGGGATTAAATGTTTTTGAAACGTGTCTTACTTCAAGCATTTTTAGCCTCCACGGAAATTTTCTTGCAGCGCGAAGCCTTTTGCTTCAACACAGGAACAGAAAGCGCAATTGCAACTACGACAGCGGAAAGAAGCTTTAAATCCTGAGTTTTCATTCCAAGCTGAAGAACAAGCGCGATAATCAAACGGTAAATGACAGAGCCAAACACAACAGAAAGCAAGCTCCACCAAAATCCGAATCGTTTTCCGAAAATAACTTCGCCAATAATTATAGAAGCAAGTCCGATTACGATTGTACCGATTCCCATGCTTACATCTCCGAACCTCTGCTGCTGCATTACAAGTGAACCACTCATGGCAACAAGGGCGTTTGCAATCATAAGTGCCAGAATCTGCATTGAATCAGTGTTGATTCCCTGCGCACGGCTCATTGCGGCATTGTCTCCAGTTGAACGGATTGCGCTGCCGAGTTCTGTTCCAAAGAACCAGTACAAAATTGCAATCGCAGCTCCAGTAAAAATAATTCCAGTAATCAGACTTGAAACAGAAGTTGCGCTATAAGGGAAAAATTCTGACAAATTAAAAGCTTTGTTAATCCAGTCCATGATAGTTGTGTGGACTCTTGTCAAAGGCTGATTCGGTCCGCCAAGGACATGAAGGTTTATTGAATAAAGAGCAAGCTGAACCAATATTCCTGCAAGAATTCCTGGTATCTTGAATTTAGTTGTAAGAAAGCCAGTTACAAGACCAGCAATACTTCCTGCAACCGTAGCCACAAGAACTGCAAGCAAAGGATTTACGCCGCGGACAATAAGAAGAGCGCAGACGCAACCGCCCAAAGCGAAGCTTCCGTCTACAGTCATATCGGCAAAATCAAGGATTTTAAATGTGATGTAAACGCCAAGAGCCATGATTCCCCAAAGCACGCCTTGAGAAACAGCTCCCAGCATTGCGCCTGAAAACGGCACTAAAAAATCTAAAAAAGTATCAAACATAACTCAAAGAGTATATCAGATTTTTTGCGCCGTGTCATTTTTTTTCTATAAAATTTAACTATTTAATCAAGTCGGCTGGAATTTTTACTCCAATGGCGTCAGCAACTTCCTTGTTATACATAAAGTCGCATTTGTCCAAATACTGAATCGGCATCTGAGCAGGCTTTTTTCCGTTTGCAAAAATTTCAACAGCCATCTTTGCAGTCTGTTTTCCAAGCTCATAGTAATTGATTCCGTAAGTTGCAAGTCCGCCAGACTGACACATTCCGCTTTCTCCGCAGATTACAGGAATTTTTGCTTCTGTTGTAACGAGCGAAACTGTAGCCATTGAGCTTGCAATCATGTTGTCTGTAGGACAGTAAATTGCGTCAACTTTTCCAACAAGGCTCTGAACAACCTGCTGAACTTCATTTGTATTTGAAACTGTCGCATCTACAAAAGAAAGTCCTGCGCCCTTGCAAGCTTCCTTTGCAATGTTAATCTGAAATCTTGAATTCTCTTCGCTTGAGCAATACAAAAGTCCGACTTTTTTTGCGGAAGGAACAATTTTCTTAAGAAGGTCAATCTGGGCGGCAACTGGAGTAAGATCAGAAGTTCCGCTTACATTTGTTCCTGGCATTTTGTTCGATTCAACAAGACCGGCTGTTTTTGGATCTGTAACAGCTGTAACAAGGACAGGTATTGTTGAAGTCTTATTTGCGACTGCCTGAGCTGCAGGAGTTGCGATTGCGAAAATCAAATTGCTGCGTTTTGAAACAAGTTTGTCTGCGATTGTAACACAGTTTGACTGCTCGCCCTGGGCATTTTCATAGTCAATCTTAATATTCACGCCGTCAACATAGCCAGCATCTTTTAGTCCGTCAACAAAGCCTTTGTAAGAAGCGTCCAAAGCCGGATGCTCAACAAGCTGAATTACGCCGATTTTTATCTGCTTCTGTTTTTTTGCAGAACAAAGAAATGTGCCGGCAGCAATAAAAGCCAAAGACACTGCTAAAACTTTTGAAATTTTTTTCATGCTATTTCCTCCAAAAAAAATCCGCGGAAAAAATTCCGCAAAACAAAAATACTATAAACGAACTTAAAAAATTACTCAACAACATTGGAATTAAAGAAAAAGATATTACATTTTTACATAAACCATATCTTCTTAAGCTAATTTCGCTAAATTTTTCGTTAACTTAACATTACTTCCCTATTTCCATTTTTTCCAGTAGACTATGCTTTCTTGCCGTCAAACTGATGGGCAGGAAAGAATTTCGTATGAAGTTCTAATTCTACTTTTTTAATGAACAGATTTTTTTACCTAATAAAAGCCTGTTCAAAGGATATTGAAATGAAGAAATTCAATGTCGCTATTTTTAGCATGGCCGCTTTTGTCCTTTCAATTTTTTCTTCCTGCTCAAAAGAAAAAAAGGAAACTTTCAACCTGTACAACTGGAGCTATTACACGCCTGATTCAGTTCTTGAAAAATTCGCGAAAGAATACAACTGCAAAGTAAAAGTTGACTATTTTGATTCAAATGAAATGATGTATGCAAAGCTCCGCGCCGGCGCAAAAGGCTACGACCTGACAATTCCATCTCAAGACTACACTTCAATTATGATAAAACAGGGAATGGTTCAGAAAATTGATCACTCGCAGTTCCCGAATTCAAAATATATAAATCCTGAAGCACTTGAAAAAGCAAAGGGATACGATCCAGACATGACTTGGAGCGT contains the following coding sequences:
- a CDS encoding carbohydrate ABC transporter permease; this translates as MKKSGHITEVLKYAFIITVCFFSIFPFYWMLCGATNTSADVITGRVIPGANLFANIKTMLSTVKIGRAFWNSLRTTVCGTVLSIFVCSLAGYGFQIFRDKGKDTLMNILLISMMIPFASIMVPLFKMFSVMHLMNSTLGFILPTVSTAFLIFFFRQNSVTFPLETIQAARVDGLGEFSIYLKIYLPIMAPTFAAAAIVTFMNNWNNYMWPLIVMQSQKMQTLPLLVSGLTAGYTTDYGLLMLNLCIMTIPTVVLFFTQQKRFVSGILGAVK
- a CDS encoding TIGR03905 family TSCPD domain-containing protein, which gives rise to MVCNFKTKGVCATNIKFELDGNVVRGIEFTNGCDGNLKAISKILDGTTVEFIQEKCRGNLCRTKGTSCADQLAIAVQEAFDKANKK
- a CDS encoding ABC transporter ATP-binding protein: MLEVRHVSKTFNPGTITERKALKDISLTLNDGDFVTVIGGNGAGKSTLLNLIAGVHECDSGSIILDGEDITRQKEHIRAKYLGRVFQDPMRGTAATMEIQENLALALRRGKKRGLKWGVTSAEQEEFKKQLSLLELGLENRMTSKVGLLSGGQRQALTLLMATLQKPKLLLLDEHTAALDPKTAHKVLELTQHFVERDHLTTFMVTHNMKHAIHYGNRLIMMLDGHIVYDVSGEEKKNLQVADLLQKFQTASGGDTDSISDRMILSQ
- a CDS encoding ABC transporter permease codes for the protein MFDTFLDFLVPFSGAMLGAVSQGVLWGIMALGVYITFKILDFADMTVDGSFALGGCVCALLIVRGVNPLLAVLVATVAGSIAGLVTGFLTTKFKIPGILAGILVQLALYSINLHVLGGPNQPLTRVHTTIMDWINKAFNLSEFFPYSATSVSSLITGIIFTGAAIAILYWFFGTELGSAIRSTGDNAAMSRAQGINTDSMQILALMIANALVAMSGSLVMQQQRFGDVSMGIGTIVIGLASIIIGEVIFGKRFGFWWSLLSVVFGSVIYRLIIALVLQLGMKTQDLKLLSAVVVAIALSVPVLKQKASRCKKISVEAKNA
- a CDS encoding ABC transporter substrate-binding protein; the protein is MKKISKVLAVSLAFIAAGTFLCSAKKQKQIKIGVIQLVEHPALDASYKGFVDGLKDAGYVDGVNIKIDYENAQGEQSNCVTIADKLVSKRSNLIFAIATPAAQAVANKTSTIPVLVTAVTDPKTAGLVESNKMPGTNVSGTSDLTPVAAQIDLLKKIVPSAKKVGLLYCSSEENSRFQINIAKEACKGAGLSFVDATVSNTNEVQQVVQSLVGKVDAIYCPTDNMIASSMATVSLVTTEAKIPVICGESGMCQSGGLATYGINYYELGKQTAKMAVEIFANGKKPAQMPIQYLDKCDFMYNKEVADAIGVKIPADLIK